One genomic segment of Kiritimatiellia bacterium includes these proteins:
- a CDS encoding prepilin-type N-terminal cleavage/methylation domain-containing protein, which yields MARSGFTLVELLIAMAIAGLLVGVVYALYHTVMTAVSGRRVRDEELVRAGRAIDAVSADLAALFPAPGEEGRVRLGLEEPGATNRSDLAFCTLRLSPGEADSRWLEVRRVRYRLDPVGGEAGRLLCEHRPVSGPGAEAMATNELFVGAAAFRVRFYDGAEWQSEWEGTAEQMAPRAARIELDLPGENRSFRTEVLVHAGSVFTSRLARARAGP from the coding sequence ATGGCGCGTTCCGGTTTCACCCTCGTGGAGCTCCTGATCGCGATGGCGATCGCGGGCCTTCTCGTGGGCGTGGTCTACGCCCTGTACCACACCGTGATGACGGCCGTGTCCGGGCGGCGCGTCCGCGACGAGGAACTCGTCCGGGCCGGCCGCGCGATCGATGCCGTCAGCGCCGATCTCGCCGCCCTGTTCCCGGCGCCCGGCGAGGAGGGGCGGGTGCGGCTGGGCCTCGAGGAGCCGGGCGCCACGAACCGTTCGGATCTCGCGTTCTGCACCCTGCGCCTGTCCCCGGGCGAGGCCGATTCCCGCTGGCTGGAGGTCCGGCGGGTCCGTTACCGGCTGGACCCGGTCGGCGGGGAAGCGGGGCGGCTGCTCTGCGAGCATCGCCCCGTGTCCGGCCCGGGCGCGGAGGCGATGGCGACGAACGAGCTGTTCGTGGGCGCGGCGGCGTTCCGGGTCCGATTTTACGACGGGGCCGAGTGGCAGTCCGAGTGGGAGGGAACGGCCGAGCAGATGGCGCCCCGCGCGGCGCGCATCGAGCTGGATCTCCCGGGCGAAAACCGGAGCTTCCGGACCGAGGTGCTGGTGCACGCGGGCAGCGTGTTCACCAGCCGGCTGGCGCGGGCCCGGGCCGGGCCGTGA
- the murJ gene encoding murein biosynthesis integral membrane protein MurJ, with translation MTGTRKSAGIVGLAVVGSRVFGLVRELVFAAMFGAGKFLDAFLAAFQIPNLMRDLFAEGALSVAFTTTFTKTHAKEGDESAWGLLSLLLSSVILILGGVCILGIAASPLLVHVTNFGFHQVPGKFELTVQLTRVLFPFILFVSIAAVIMGALNARHIFGLPASASTVFNIVSIVLGVGLAYLFDPQPDWRHPHFGERALWGVSLGVLLGGVAQMAIQAPALWRLGYRFRWRLDFRNEKLRTVWRLMWPSVIAGAAVQVNVLVNGMLASEIDGARSWLNCAFRLMQFPLGVFGVAIATVTLPAVARHHARSDLAAFGSTVTSSLRLAVFLTLPAAVGLFALAEPIIRVIYQHGRFSAADTAATALALRAYAFGLTGYAAIKVLAPCFYALDRPRIPLRVGLLGIGVNLGLNLLMVKVLGWGHVGLATTTAALAFINGAQLFIYLRRLVHPGSPGWIGFMAGVAAAAAACGFSAAAVHDRLRALLPAGLPGEIMALGAAMAAAVAVYFILTLALRLPESTGLWQFALRPWRRLQDR, from the coding sequence ATGACCGGCACCCGGAAATCGGCGGGCATCGTGGGCCTGGCGGTGGTCGGCTCGCGGGTCTTCGGCCTGGTCCGCGAGCTGGTTTTTGCCGCGATGTTCGGCGCGGGAAAATTCCTCGACGCCTTCCTCGCGGCCTTCCAGATCCCCAACCTGATGCGCGACCTGTTCGCCGAGGGCGCGCTGTCGGTCGCCTTCACGACGACGTTCACCAAGACCCACGCGAAGGAGGGCGACGAATCCGCCTGGGGCCTGTTGAGCCTGCTGCTGTCGTCGGTGATCCTGATCCTCGGCGGCGTGTGCATCCTCGGCATCGCGGCCAGCCCCCTGCTGGTGCACGTGACCAACTTCGGGTTCCACCAGGTCCCGGGCAAGTTCGAGTTGACGGTGCAGTTGACGCGGGTGCTGTTCCCGTTCATCCTCTTCGTGTCGATCGCCGCGGTGATCATGGGCGCGCTGAACGCGAGGCACATCTTCGGCCTGCCCGCGTCGGCCTCGACGGTCTTCAACATCGTGTCGATCGTCCTCGGTGTCGGCCTGGCCTATCTCTTCGACCCCCAGCCGGACTGGCGGCACCCGCACTTCGGGGAGCGGGCCCTGTGGGGCGTGAGCCTGGGCGTGCTGCTGGGCGGCGTGGCGCAGATGGCGATCCAGGCGCCGGCCCTCTGGCGGCTGGGCTACCGGTTCCGCTGGCGGCTGGATTTCCGCAACGAGAAGCTCCGCACGGTCTGGCGGCTGATGTGGCCGAGCGTGATCGCCGGCGCGGCGGTGCAGGTGAACGTGCTGGTCAACGGCATGTTGGCCTCGGAAATCGACGGGGCGCGCTCATGGCTGAACTGCGCGTTCCGGCTGATGCAGTTCCCCCTCGGCGTCTTCGGCGTTGCCATCGCCACGGTGACGCTGCCCGCCGTGGCGCGGCACCACGCGCGGTCCGACCTGGCGGCGTTCGGGTCGACCGTGACTTCGTCGCTGCGCCTGGCGGTGTTCCTGACGCTGCCGGCGGCGGTGGGGCTGTTCGCGCTGGCCGAGCCGATCATCCGGGTCATCTACCAGCACGGCCGGTTTTCCGCCGCGGACACGGCCGCCACGGCCCTGGCGCTGCGGGCGTACGCGTTCGGGCTGACGGGCTACGCGGCGATCAAGGTGCTGGCGCCGTGCTTCTACGCGCTGGACCGCCCGAGGATCCCGCTGCGCGTGGGCCTGCTGGGCATCGGCGTGAACCTGGGGCTGAACCTCCTGATGGTCAAGGTGCTGGGCTGGGGCCACGTGGGGCTGGCGACCACGACGGCCGCGCTCGCGTTCATCAACGGGGCGCAGTTGTTCATCTATCTCCGCCGGCTGGTTCACCCGGGAAGCCCGGGCTGGATCGGGTTCATGGCCGGCGTCGCGGCCGCGGCCGCGGCCTGCGGCTTCAGCGCCGCCGCGGTGCACGACCGGCTGCGCGCGCTCCTGCCCGCCGGGCTGCCCGGTGAAATCATGGCGCTCGGCGCCGCGATGGCCGCGGCCGTCGCCGTCTATTTCATCCTGACGCTGGCGCTGCGGCTGCCGGAATCGACGGGGCTATGGCAGTTTGCCCTCCGCCCATGGCGCCGGCTGCAGGACCGCTAG
- a CDS encoding TIGR02757 family protein, with product MDILPGQPPRGKARLRGILDRAYRRYHRPEYIEPDPLQLVRRYEDPRDQEIAGLVAALLAYGGVGVIVRNAGAVLDALGPSPAAAVARGDPRDWPRRFRRFKHRWTTGAQVAGLLRGMRGLLRKHGSLHAAFLAAYREGDETHLPALRTWSRALAAAGGAACRRLVPDPARGSACKRLFLYLRWMVRRDEIDPGAWAGLPASKLVVPLDVHLHRAARRLALTRRRAADLRTALEVTAAFRRLCPEDPVRWDFALTRAGMAAERVRPRRFAPQKA from the coding sequence ATGGATATCCTACCCGGCCAGCCCCCGCGCGGCAAGGCCCGCCTCCGCGGGATCCTCGACCGGGCGTACCGCCGCTATCACCGCCCGGAATATATCGAGCCGGATCCCCTGCAACTCGTGCGCCGGTACGAGGACCCGCGCGACCAGGAGATCGCGGGCCTGGTCGCCGCGCTGCTGGCCTACGGCGGAGTGGGGGTGATCGTGCGGAATGCCGGGGCGGTGCTGGACGCGCTGGGGCCGTCGCCCGCCGCGGCCGTGGCGCGGGGCGATCCCCGGGACTGGCCGCGGCGCTTCCGGCGTTTCAAGCACCGGTGGACGACCGGCGCGCAGGTGGCCGGCCTGCTGCGCGGCATGCGGGGCCTGCTCCGGAAGCACGGCTCCCTCCATGCCGCTTTCCTTGCCGCCTACCGTGAAGGGGACGAAACGCATCTGCCGGCGCTGCGGACCTGGAGCCGCGCGCTCGCGGCGGCGGGCGGCGCGGCCTGCCGGAGGCTGGTGCCGGACCCCGCGCGGGGCAGCGCGTGCAAGCGGCTGTTCCTCTACCTGCGGTGGATGGTCCGGCGCGACGAGATCGATCCCGGCGCCTGGGCGGGTCTCCCGGCCTCCAAGCTGGTGGTGCCGCTGGACGTGCACCTGCACCGCGCCGCGCGGCGGCTCGCGCTGACGCGGCGCCGCGCGGCGGACCTGCGGACGGCGCTGGAGGTCACGGCGGCCTTCCGGCGGCTCTGCCCGGAAGATCCCGTCCGCTGGGACTTCGCCCTGACCCGGGCGGGGATGGCCGCCGAAAGGGTTCGACCCCGGCGTTTTGCGCCACAGAAGGCTTGA
- a CDS encoding M48 family metalloprotease: MGMAIDPAAGVLGALGAMIIWVVLTLVAFSGGEKVLLASAGAREVSREQAPQLYNLVEEMKIASGLPAMPRIFIMDSDVPNAFAVGLKPERAAVAVTTGLMARLNRDELQGVIAHEIGHISNRDTLFMTLAGVMVGAIVILADVFMRSLWFRGGSRRSSSSKGGGQAQAILAIVAIIVAILAPLLAQILYFACSRKREYLADASAAQFTRYPDGLASALEKISQFKPGALKVNKAVSPMFIINPLAAAGGGASLFSTHPPTADRIRVLRGMGKSASLAAYEEAFRAAHKGSGVIASRDLGASVEAATREAAAGPAAADPAAQWRSARDVLHQVNRFLVLPCACGLKIKLPPDFKDGSVTCPRCGTKHEVPVAELAAASIALDAAARK; encoded by the coding sequence ATGGGCATGGCGATCGACCCGGCCGCCGGGGTCCTCGGCGCGCTGGGCGCGATGATCATCTGGGTGGTCCTGACGCTGGTCGCGTTTTCCGGGGGCGAGAAGGTCCTGCTCGCCTCGGCCGGCGCGCGGGAGGTGTCGCGGGAGCAGGCGCCGCAGCTCTACAACCTGGTCGAGGAGATGAAAATCGCCTCCGGCCTGCCCGCCATGCCGCGGATTTTCATCATGGACTCCGACGTGCCGAACGCCTTCGCCGTCGGGCTCAAGCCCGAGCGCGCGGCGGTGGCGGTGACGACGGGGCTCATGGCGCGGCTGAACCGGGACGAGCTGCAGGGCGTGATCGCGCACGAGATCGGCCACATCTCCAACCGCGACACCCTGTTCATGACCCTCGCCGGCGTCATGGTCGGCGCGATCGTCATCCTCGCGGACGTGTTCATGCGCAGCCTGTGGTTCCGCGGAGGGAGCCGCCGCTCCTCGTCGTCGAAGGGGGGCGGCCAGGCCCAGGCGATCCTGGCCATCGTGGCGATCATCGTCGCGATCCTCGCGCCGCTGCTGGCGCAGATCCTGTACTTCGCCTGTTCGCGCAAGCGCGAGTACCTGGCCGACGCGTCCGCCGCCCAGTTCACGCGCTATCCCGACGGCCTGGCCTCGGCGCTGGAGAAGATCTCGCAGTTCAAGCCCGGCGCGCTGAAGGTGAACAAGGCCGTTTCGCCGATGTTCATCATCAACCCGCTTGCCGCGGCGGGCGGCGGCGCGTCCCTGTTTAGCACGCACCCGCCGACGGCGGACCGCATCCGCGTCCTGCGCGGGATGGGCAAGAGCGCCTCGCTGGCGGCGTACGAGGAGGCCTTCCGCGCCGCGCACAAGGGCTCCGGCGTCATCGCGTCGCGCGACCTCGGCGCCTCGGTCGAGGCCGCGACCCGGGAGGCCGCGGCGGGGCCCGCGGCCGCCGACCCGGCCGCGCAGTGGCGGTCCGCTCGCGACGTGCTGCACCAGGTCAACCGCTTCCTGGTGCTGCCGTGCGCCTGCGGTCTGAAGATCAAGCTGCCGCCCGACTTCAAGGACGGTTCCGTCACCTGCCCGCGCTGCGGCACGAAGCACGAGGTGCCCGTCGCGGAGCTGGCCGCGGCCTCCATCGCCCTCGACGCGGCCGCCCGGAAATGA
- a CDS encoding LemA family protein, which yields MGLWIVIGVLVLLVLAYIGMYNSLVSLRNQVKNAWSQIDVQLKRRHDLIPNLIETVKGYVKHEKETLENITKARTSAMQASGAAAAGKAEGELSGAISKLMLVVENYPELKANQNFLALQEELSSTENKVGFSRQFYNDAVLRFNTKVETFPSNIVANMFGFKQAEFFEIQVAAEREAPKVQF from the coding sequence ATGGGCCTCTGGATTGTCATCGGCGTGCTCGTACTGCTGGTCCTCGCGTACATCGGGATGTACAACAGCCTCGTCTCGCTGCGGAACCAGGTGAAGAACGCCTGGTCGCAGATCGACGTGCAGCTCAAGCGCCGCCACGACCTGATCCCCAACCTGATCGAGACGGTGAAGGGGTACGTCAAGCACGAGAAGGAAACGCTGGAGAATATCACCAAGGCCCGCACCAGCGCCATGCAGGCCAGCGGCGCGGCCGCGGCCGGCAAGGCGGAGGGCGAATTGAGCGGGGCCATCAGCAAGCTGATGCTCGTCGTCGAGAACTACCCCGAGCTCAAGGCCAACCAGAACTTCCTTGCCCTGCAGGAAGAGCTGTCCTCGACGGAGAACAAGGTGGGCTTCTCGCGGCAGTTCTATAACGACGCCGTCCTGCGCTTCAACACGAAGGTCGAGACCTTCCCGTCGAACATCGTCGCCAACATGTTCGGCTTCAAGCAGGCCGAGTTCTTCGAGATCCAGGTCGCCGCCGAGCGCGAGGCGCCCAAGGTGCAGTTCTAG
- a CDS encoding lysophospholipid acyltransferase family protein: MSWRKRQRGRLEVGLVRLAMALVNRLPRCVILGLARFLGAAGFVLARPLRRVGLANLELAYGDALTAREKRRLLKRSFQAFALVTLDVFWFSRRTEERIRRWVSFERPLSEVLGRGANVCLTGHLGNWEILGLACAIEGYPLASVAMPLKNPEVDLLFNRLRQSTGQTIIPRAGAVRALLRLLREGRNAALLLDQNTRPEHGGLFVDFFGRPATVSGAAVFLAARAGCGIVSGFCLPDGRGGYRVRLPDGLGVPPPRPDDRQVLEWTARIARLYEDEVRRRPECWLWTYKRWRFVRPGDEPGAYPYYASGRK; the protein is encoded by the coding sequence ATGAGCTGGAGGAAACGACAACGCGGCAGGCTGGAGGTCGGGCTCGTCCGGCTGGCGATGGCCCTCGTCAACCGGCTGCCGCGGTGCGTCATCCTGGGCCTGGCGCGCTTCCTCGGCGCGGCCGGCTTCGTGCTCGCCCGGCCCCTGCGTCGCGTCGGCCTCGCGAACTTGGAGCTCGCCTACGGCGACGCGCTGACCGCCCGCGAAAAACGCCGGCTCCTCAAGCGGTCTTTCCAGGCGTTCGCGCTCGTCACGCTCGACGTCTTCTGGTTCTCGCGCCGCACCGAGGAGCGCATCCGCCGCTGGGTGTCTTTCGAACGGCCGCTTTCGGAGGTGCTGGGCCGCGGCGCGAACGTCTGCCTGACCGGCCACCTCGGCAACTGGGAAATCCTGGGCCTCGCCTGCGCCATCGAAGGGTACCCGCTCGCGAGCGTCGCCATGCCGCTGAAGAATCCCGAGGTGGACCTCCTTTTCAACCGGCTTCGCCAGTCCACCGGACAGACCATCATCCCCCGCGCGGGCGCGGTCCGCGCGCTGCTGCGCCTCCTGCGGGAGGGACGGAACGCGGCCCTGCTGCTCGACCAGAACACCCGGCCGGAGCACGGCGGGCTGTTCGTGGATTTCTTCGGGAGGCCGGCCACCGTGTCGGGCGCCGCCGTCTTCCTGGCCGCGCGCGCGGGCTGCGGGATCGTCTCGGGCTTCTGCCTGCCGGACGGGCGCGGCGGGTACCGCGTGCGCCTGCCCGACGGGCTGGGCGTCCCCCCGCCGCGGCCGGATGACCGGCAGGTCCTCGAATGGACCGCGCGCATCGCGCGCCTCTACGAGGACGAGGTTCGCCGCCGCCCGGAGTGCTGGCTCTGGACCTATAAGCGATGGCGGTTCGTCCGGCCGGGGGATGAGCCGGGCGCTTATCCGTACTACGCCTCGGGGCGGAAATAG
- a CDS encoding zinc ribbon domain-containing protein, which translates to MPNPEQVACPSCGRPLPAEATVCRCCAASLRTRISTAWIGRGALLLLAIAAIHFTAALTYRPRLADFRDLTAEMNFERVRLAGRVVNVSITQDRYNAPLVRIELEDLATADTPGRQRLSARLEGEAALDFAALQDPPRRGDVIEIAGSLFAGSSYRFVSVNSAQMIKIKSRPADGTREAREDLPATVAELLAEPGRFSNRWIFVAAAEVADAAAAHPIVRIREPGQTNTVLVFGFDGHRLAAGQKVSVRGQFVYFEKMGYWEIKTARGDPRAIEPADGTGGD; encoded by the coding sequence ATGCCGAACCCTGAACAGGTCGCCTGCCCCAGTTGCGGCCGGCCCCTCCCCGCGGAGGCCACGGTCTGCCGCTGCTGCGCGGCCTCGCTCCGGACGCGGATCTCGACGGCCTGGATCGGCCGGGGCGCGCTGCTCCTGCTCGCGATCGCGGCGATCCATTTCACCGCGGCGCTGACCTACCGGCCCCGCCTGGCGGACTTCCGCGACCTGACCGCCGAGATGAACTTCGAACGGGTCCGCCTGGCCGGGCGGGTCGTCAACGTCTCCATCACGCAGGACCGCTACAACGCCCCCCTGGTGCGGATTGAACTGGAGGACCTGGCGACCGCGGACACGCCCGGCCGCCAACGCCTTTCCGCACGGCTGGAGGGCGAGGCGGCCCTCGATTTCGCGGCGCTGCAGGATCCGCCGCGGCGCGGGGACGTGATCGAGATCGCGGGCTCGTTGTTCGCGGGCTCCTCGTACCGCTTCGTCAGCGTCAACAGCGCCCAGATGATCAAGATCAAGTCGCGCCCGGCCGACGGCACGCGGGAGGCCCGGGAGGACCTGCCCGCCACGGTCGCCGAGTTGCTCGCCGAGCCCGGCCGCTTCAGCAACCGCTGGATCTTCGTGGCGGCGGCCGAGGTGGCCGATGCCGCCGCGGCCCACCCGATCGTCCGGATCCGCGAGCCCGGCCAGACCAACACGGTCCTGGTGTTCGGGTTCGACGGCCACCGGCTCGCGGCCGGGCAGAAAGTGTCCGTGCGCGGGCAGTTCGTGTACTTCGAGAAGATGGGCTACTGGGAGATCAAGACGGCCCGGGGCGATCCCCGGGCCATCGAGCCCGCGGACGGGACGGGCGGAGACTGA
- a CDS encoding FHA domain-containing protein, whose protein sequence is MASLIGMSAEVKGKAFPIDRDEITIGRAKDNVVAIESPTVSGHHCAILRDGVRYTLKDLESTNGTRLNSKDVSEAKLRPKDIVQIGSVEFLFDADQTEAVDTHSYAEAQIEVAPGPTAAPESFSSISPFGARRTESSGMGLVIITLVGILALVIVGLFVVKLIFSD, encoded by the coding sequence ATGGCCTCATTGATCGGCATGTCGGCAGAGGTAAAAGGGAAGGCGTTCCCGATCGACCGGGACGAGATCACGATCGGCCGCGCCAAGGACAACGTCGTGGCGATCGAGAGCCCGACCGTGTCCGGCCATCACTGCGCCATTCTCCGGGACGGGGTCCGGTACACGCTCAAAGACCTGGAATCCACGAACGGCACGCGCCTGAATTCGAAGGACGTGTCCGAGGCCAAGTTACGCCCGAAGGACATCGTGCAGATCGGCTCCGTCGAGTTCCTGTTCGACGCGGACCAGACGGAGGCCGTGGACACCCACAGCTATGCCGAGGCCCAGATCGAGGTGGCGCCCGGCCCGACGGCCGCGCCGGAGTCGTTCAGTTCCATCTCGCCGTTCGGCGCGCGCCGGACGGAGTCCTCCGGCATGGGCCTGGTGATCATCACGCTGGTCGGCATCCTGGCCCTCGTCATCGTCGGGCTCTTCGTGGTCAAGCTCATCTTCTCCGACTGA
- a CDS encoding zf-TFIIB domain-containing protein, whose amino-acid sequence MAILEYNGVELDFCFSCKGCWLDAGELGLILNGTPDRPDDLKLESAARGKRRCPRCGSRMLVGLAPATGVEVDACPAGHGVWLDAGELEQVARSREPSERTAAVAAFCADVFGKAK is encoded by the coding sequence ATGGCCATCCTGGAGTACAACGGGGTGGAACTGGATTTCTGTTTTTCCTGCAAGGGCTGCTGGCTGGACGCCGGCGAACTGGGGCTGATCCTCAACGGCACGCCCGACCGGCCCGACGACCTGAAACTGGAGAGCGCTGCCCGCGGGAAGCGGCGCTGCCCGCGTTGCGGGTCGCGCATGCTTGTCGGCCTGGCGCCCGCGACCGGCGTCGAGGTGGATGCCTGCCCAGCCGGGCACGGCGTATGGCTGGACGCCGGCGAACTGGAGCAGGTGGCCCGGTCGCGGGAACCTTCGGAGCGGACCGCGGCCGTGGCCGCGTTCTGCGCGGATGTTTTCGGAAAAGCGAAATAG
- a CDS encoding dihydroorotase — translation MTGPRAILLRGARRLDPVRGLDETGDVFIVDGRLAEVPAQTPDGTEIIEARGLAVAPGFIDLHVHLREPGGEDAETIETGCRAAARGGFTAVVAMPNTRPPLDTPELVAAQIRRAAEVGLCRVLPSACITSGRAGGALAPLAELAAAGACAFTDDGSTVADEDLMRRAMEQAAALARPILDHAQDSAREQEGVLHEGAWSARWGLPGIPSEAEVAVVERDIRLAWETECRVHIQHVSAAGSVEALRRALAAGWPVTGEATPHHLALADADVRPDDACWKMNPPLRSESDRAALVRAVEEGTLSVLATDHAPHTAAAKARGFLEAPFGVIGLETAVGVTYTELVIRGRMSALDWVRRWTVGPARVLGLAEPSLAPGAPADLVLLDLESEWIIRAEAFASKSRNTPFEGRRVRGRAARTFLGGRVVSRA, via the coding sequence ATGACCGGCCCGCGCGCCATCCTCCTCCGCGGCGCGCGCCGCCTCGATCCCGTTCGCGGTCTGGATGAGACCGGCGATGTCTTTATCGTGGACGGACGCCTGGCCGAGGTTCCCGCCCAAACGCCGGACGGAACCGAAATCATCGAGGCCCGGGGCCTGGCCGTCGCGCCGGGGTTCATCGACCTGCACGTGCACCTGCGCGAGCCGGGCGGCGAGGACGCCGAGACGATCGAGACCGGCTGCCGCGCCGCCGCGCGCGGCGGGTTCACGGCCGTCGTCGCCATGCCGAACACCCGGCCGCCGCTCGATACGCCCGAACTCGTGGCCGCGCAGATCCGGCGCGCGGCGGAGGTCGGGCTGTGCCGGGTCCTCCCGTCGGCCTGCATTACGAGCGGCCGGGCGGGCGGCGCGCTCGCGCCGCTGGCCGAACTGGCCGCGGCGGGCGCCTGCGCGTTCACGGACGACGGCTCGACCGTGGCGGACGAAGACCTCATGCGCCGCGCGATGGAGCAGGCTGCCGCGCTGGCGCGCCCGATCCTGGACCATGCGCAGGATTCGGCCCGCGAGCAAGAGGGCGTCCTGCACGAGGGGGCCTGGTCCGCGCGCTGGGGGCTGCCGGGCATTCCGTCGGAAGCGGAAGTCGCGGTCGTCGAGCGGGACATCCGGCTCGCGTGGGAAACAGAGTGCCGCGTTCACATCCAGCACGTGTCCGCCGCCGGCAGCGTGGAGGCGCTGCGCCGCGCCCTCGCCGCGGGTTGGCCGGTCACCGGCGAAGCCACGCCGCACCACCTGGCCCTGGCCGACGCCGACGTGCGGCCGGACGACGCCTGTTGGAAGATGAATCCGCCGCTCCGGTCGGAATCGGACCGCGCCGCGCTGGTCCGGGCGGTGGAGGAGGGGACGCTGTCGGTCCTGGCGACCGACCACGCCCCGCATACGGCGGCCGCGAAGGCGCGCGGGTTTCTCGAGGCGCCGTTCGGCGTGATCGGGCTGGAGACGGCCGTCGGCGTGACGTACACCGAGTTGGTGATCCGGGGCCGGATGAGCGCGCTCGACTGGGTCCGCCGCTGGACGGTCGGCCCGGCGCGGGTGCTCGGCCTGGCGGAGCCGTCGCTCGCGCCCGGCGCGCCGGCGGACCTAGTCCTGCTGGATTTGGAATCGGAGTGGATCATCCGCGCGGAGGCGTTCGCCTCGAAGTCCCGGAACACGCCGTTCGAGGGCCGGCGGGTGCGGGGCCGCGCCGCGCGGACGTTCCTGGGCGGCCGGGTGGTTTCTCGGGCGTAA